In a genomic window of Fusibacter sp. A1:
- a CDS encoding ABC transporter substrate-binding protein — MKKLMALLLVFVMVFALAACGKTTTEENTDVAGTDDQEQVATDDQKKADPVEITAKELMKNVNARKALATSFDKTYITESILGNGSQPVNFFVPKGLATDENGEDFREVYPDGWLAFDKEASKAYWAAAKEELGFDKVTIEFLTYDGDSSKKISEFIQGQMQETLEGLTVTLNQQPFKNKLELADQGQFEFEYAGWGPDYPDPMTFLDMFVSGGGHNTAGYTSETYDDNIARTKTGDLTSDLAARWTLLQETERILVEEDAVVVPLFQRGGSGLRAPHVTGIVRHAFGGDFTYKYAETTLDTDGKKVIRLLASSDIPSMDTNKATNSVSFEMMANVLEGLVMLGENDVVEPGVASDWTMSDDGLVYTFNLRDDSVWSNGEKVTADDFVYSWRRLADPATGSQYQFMVETAQLKNYAAVMAGEMPTSELGVVALDDRTLQVTLELPVPFFLKLMTFCNFYPVNEAFVTEQGDAFGTSIETTLYNGAFVLSQWDLGYGYAMSKNPAYYGAADVKVDDITFRIIKDVAAGVNLYETGEVDRCGLSGEFVEQYIDHPHFVVTNGTSLYYLIFNINNEGMAE, encoded by the coding sequence ATGAAAAAACTAATGGCACTACTGTTAGTATTTGTGATGGTGTTCGCGTTAGCGGCATGTGGTAAAACTACCACAGAAGAAAACACGGATGTCGCAGGTACAGACGATCAAGAGCAAGTAGCTACTGACGATCAGAAGAAGGCAGATCCTGTAGAGATTACTGCAAAAGAGCTTATGAAAAACGTAAATGCTCGTAAAGCACTTGCTACTTCATTCGACAAAACGTATATCACAGAAAGTATCCTAGGTAACGGTTCGCAACCAGTTAACTTCTTCGTACCAAAAGGTCTTGCTACAGATGAGAACGGTGAAGACTTTAGAGAAGTATATCCAGATGGATGGTTGGCTTTTGATAAGGAAGCTTCTAAGGCATACTGGGCAGCGGCTAAAGAAGAACTTGGATTTGACAAAGTTACAATCGAGTTCTTGACTTATGACGGAGACAGCTCTAAAAAGATCTCTGAATTCATTCAAGGTCAAATGCAAGAAACACTTGAAGGCTTGACAGTTACTCTTAACCAACAGCCTTTCAAAAATAAGCTGGAACTTGCCGACCAAGGTCAATTCGAATTTGAATATGCCGGTTGGGGTCCTGACTATCCAGACCCGATGACTTTCCTTGACATGTTTGTTTCAGGTGGCGGTCATAACACAGCAGGTTACACAAGCGAGACTTACGACGACAATATCGCTAGAACAAAAACTGGCGACTTGACTTCTGATCTTGCAGCTCGCTGGACTCTACTACAAGAAACAGAAAGAATTCTTGTTGAAGAAGATGCTGTTGTAGTACCTTTATTCCAACGTGGCGGTTCTGGACTTAGAGCTCCACACGTGACAGGTATCGTTAGACACGCATTCGGTGGCGACTTCACTTACAAATATGCAGAAACTACGCTTGATACAGACGGCAAAAAAGTCATCAGACTGCTTGCTTCTTCTGATATCCCATCAATGGACACAAACAAAGCGACTAACTCTGTATCATTCGAAATGATGGCAAACGTACTTGAAGGTCTTGTGATGCTTGGTGAAAACGACGTAGTTGAACCAGGTGTGGCTTCTGACTGGACAATGTCTGACGACGGTCTTGTCTACACATTCAACTTAAGAGACGATTCAGTTTGGTCAAACGGCGAAAAAGTTACAGCTGACGATTTCGTTTACTCATGGAGAAGACTTGCAGACCCAGCAACTGGTTCTCAATACCAATTCATGGTGGAAACCGCTCAACTTAAAAACTATGCTGCGGTAATGGCTGGCGAAATGCCGACATCTGAGCTTGGTGTTGTGGCACTTGACGACAGAACGTTACAAGTAACACTTGAACTACCTGTACCATTCTTCTTAAAACTTATGACATTCTGTAACTTCTACCCTGTAAACGAAGCATTTGTCACTGAACAAGGCGATGCATTCGGTACTTCTATCGAAACTACGCTTTACAACGGCGCTTTCGTTCTATCTCAATGGGATCTGGGTTACGGCTATGCGATGTCTAAAAACCCGGCATATTACGGTGCTGCTGATGTTAAAGTCGACGATATCACTTTCAGAATCATCAAGGACGTTGCAGCTGGCGTAAACCTTTATGAAACCGGCGAAGTTGACCGTTGCGGTCTTTCGGGTGAGTTCGTTGAGCAATACATCGATCACCCACACTTCGTAGTGACAAACGGTACTTCACTTTACTACCTGATCTTCAACATCAACAACGAAGGTATGGCAGAATAA
- a CDS encoding ABC transporter substrate-binding protein, with the protein MKKLTAVFLAVVMLMALTLTACQNPSSDAGNETPVVIGDDGKDAGDEDDVKQVKTITAKELMKNVNARKAIALAFDKTYIADVILNNGSTAADYFVPKSLATDEDGVDFRAKYPDGFLKHDPDLAAAYWQTAKDELGFDQVEIEFLTYDTEMSKKISEFIQGQLNENLEGLSVVLNQQPFKNKLELSDAGEFEFEYAGWGPDYPDPMTFLDLFLTGSGHNTAGYSSQVFDDYVLSSKVGDLAGKPAERWETLQEAERILVEEDAVVVPIFQRGTSSLQAPHVTGVISHAFGGDFSYKYAQTTLESDGKKIIRLLDTSDIPTMDTNKATDAVSFEVMANVLEGLVMLGENDVPELGVATSYEISEDGLVYTFKLREDSLWSNGDKVTANDFVYSWRRLADPATASQYQSMIETAQLKNYAAVMKGELPVTELGVVALDDYTLQATLEIPVPFFIKLMTFPNFYPVSEAFVTEVGDAFGTSVETTLYNGPFQLNDWEIGYGYGFVKNDSYHSAQDVNIDGVTYRIIKDTAAGVNLYDTGEVDRAGLSGEFVEQYIDHPHFVVDSDVSLFYLIFNINNDGMDEE; encoded by the coding sequence ATGAAAAAATTGACGGCGGTTTTTCTAGCGGTAGTCATGCTGATGGCACTCACGCTGACGGCATGCCAAAACCCAAGTTCAGATGCAGGGAATGAAACACCTGTAGTGATCGGCGATGACGGTAAGGATGCCGGTGACGAGGATGATGTAAAACAGGTCAAAACGATCACAGCGAAGGAACTGATGAAAAACGTGAACGCGCGAAAAGCGATCGCCCTTGCTTTTGACAAGACCTATATCGCTGATGTGATTCTTAACAACGGTTCAACTGCGGCCGATTATTTTGTACCGAAAAGCCTAGCCACAGATGAGGACGGGGTCGATTTTAGGGCGAAGTATCCCGATGGGTTCCTAAAGCATGATCCGGATCTGGCGGCGGCTTATTGGCAGACCGCAAAAGACGAGCTTGGATTCGATCAGGTCGAAATTGAATTCCTCACCTATGATACCGAAATGTCAAAAAAAATATCTGAATTCATACAAGGACAACTCAATGAAAACCTTGAAGGTCTGTCTGTAGTTCTTAACCAGCAACCTTTTAAGAACAAGCTGGAGCTGTCCGATGCCGGTGAGTTTGAGTTCGAATACGCGGGTTGGGGACCCGACTATCCAGATCCCATGACATTTTTGGATCTTTTCCTGACAGGATCAGGCCACAATACAGCGGGCTATAGCAGTCAAGTATTTGACGACTACGTCCTCAGTAGCAAGGTCGGCGATCTTGCGGGCAAGCCTGCTGAACGTTGGGAAACGCTTCAAGAGGCCGAACGGATTTTAGTGGAAGAGGATGCGGTCGTCGTACCTATCTTCCAAAGAGGGACTTCAAGTCTTCAGGCTCCTCATGTGACTGGTGTGATCAGCCATGCCTTTGGTGGCGACTTCAGCTACAAATACGCCCAAACCACACTTGAGTCGGACGGTAAGAAGATTATCAGACTACTGGATACTTCGGACATACCAACGATGGATACGAACAAAGCGACGGATGCCGTGTCGTTTGAAGTCATGGCCAACGTACTTGAAGGCCTAGTGATGCTCGGTGAAAACGACGTTCCAGAGCTCGGTGTCGCTACAAGTTATGAAATATCGGAAGACGGACTGGTATACACCTTCAAGCTGCGCGAAGATTCACTATGGTCGAATGGCGATAAAGTCACTGCAAACGATTTTGTCTACTCGTGGAGAAGACTTGCAGATCCGGCTACCGCATCACAATACCAGTCGATGATAGAAACCGCTCAACTTAAGAACTACGCGGCTGTGATGAAGGGTGAGCTTCCTGTAACAGAGCTTGGCGTAGTCGCGCTTGATGACTATACGCTCCAGGCCACGCTTGAAATTCCAGTACCTTTCTTTATCAAGCTGATGACTTTCCCTAACTTTTACCCTGTCAGCGAAGCATTTGTGACAGAAGTGGGAGACGCTTTTGGAACATCGGTGGAAACCACCTTATACAACGGTCCCTTCCAATTGAACGATTGGGAAATCGGATACGGTTACGGATTTGTGAAGAATGACAGCTACCACAGCGCGCAAGATGTAAATATCGATGGTGTGACTTACAGAATCATCAAGGATACCGCGGCCGGAGTCAATCTTTATGATACCGGCGAAGTCGATAGGGCCGGGCTCTCGGGAGAGTTTGTCGAGCAGTATATCGACCATCCCCACTTTGTTGTCGACAGCGATGTAAGCCTGTTTTACCTGATTTTCAACATCAACAATGATGGAATGGATGAGGAATAG
- a CDS encoding ABC transporter substrate-binding protein, which produces MKKLMALLLVFVMVFAMTACGAKEEAATGTEGETTTEATTPAEKVEISAKELMKNVNARKAIAMAFDKTYVTDVILGNGSVAADYFVPVGLATNEAGDDFRAAYPEGFNKMDIEKAKEHWALAKEELGFTDASIEFLTFDSESSKKISEFVQGQLQTNLEGLTVVLNQQPFKNKLVLADEGKFELEFAGWGPDYPDAMTFLDMWVTGGGHNSAGYSSAAYDEIISRTKTGDLTSDLAARWEALQEAERILLEEDTVLVPLYQKGGAALRQPYVTGIVPHAFGGDYTYKTAETTLETDGKKVIRLLSSSDIPTMDTNKATNSVSFEVMGNVLEGLVMLGENDTVEAGVAKDWTVSEDGLVYTFNLREGAVWSNGQPVTAEDFVYSWRRLADPATASQYNFMIETAQIKNYKAVIAGELPTTELGVVALDANTLEVQLELPVPFFLKLVTFPNFYPVNEAFATEQGEAFGTSIESTLYNGAFVLESWELGYGYSFAKNPTYWNADAVKVDGVTFRQIKDAAAGVNLFETGEVDRCGLSGEFVEQFIDHPHFVNTSDTTMFYLIFNIGNEGKAE; this is translated from the coding sequence ATGAAAAAATTAATGGCACTTTTATTAGTTTTTGTCATGGTATTCGCTATGACTGCATGTGGCGCTAAAGAAGAAGCAGCTACAGGCACTGAAGGCGAAACTACAACAGAAGCTACTACACCAGCTGAAAAAGTTGAAATCTCAGCTAAAGAACTTATGAAAAACGTTAACGCACGTAAAGCGATCGCTATGGCGTTCGACAAAACGTATGTTACAGATGTTATCCTTGGTAACGGTTCAGTTGCTGCGGATTACTTCGTACCAGTCGGTTTAGCTACTAATGAAGCTGGCGACGACTTTAGAGCTGCATATCCAGAAGGCTTTAACAAAATGGATATCGAAAAAGCGAAAGAACACTGGGCTCTTGCTAAAGAAGAACTTGGTTTCACTGACGCTTCAATCGAGTTCCTTACATTCGATTCTGAGAGTTCAAAAAAGATCTCTGAATTCGTACAAGGTCAATTACAAACAAACCTTGAAGGTTTGACAGTTGTACTTAACCAACAACCATTCAAAAACAAACTTGTTCTAGCTGACGAAGGTAAATTCGAACTTGAATTCGCTGGCTGGGGTCCTGACTATCCAGATGCAATGACTTTCCTTGACATGTGGGTTACAGGTGGTGGCCACAACTCTGCTGGTTACTCAAGCGCTGCATACGATGAAATCATTTCAAGAACAAAAACTGGCGATTTGACTTCTGACTTAGCTGCTCGTTGGGAAGCTCTACAAGAAGCTGAAAGAATTCTTTTAGAAGAAGATACAGTTCTTGTTCCTCTTTACCAAAAAGGTGGCGCTGCACTTCGTCAACCATATGTAACTGGAATCGTACCACACGCATTCGGTGGAGATTACACTTACAAAACTGCTGAAACTACACTTGAGACAGACGGTAAAAAAGTAATCAGATTACTTTCAAGCTCTGATATCCCAACAATGGATACAAACAAAGCTACTAACTCGGTTTCATTTGAAGTAATGGGCAACGTGCTTGAAGGTCTTGTAATGCTTGGCGAAAACGATACTGTTGAAGCTGGTGTTGCTAAAGACTGGACTGTTTCTGAAGATGGTCTTGTTTACACGTTCAACTTAAGAGAAGGCGCGGTTTGGTCTAACGGTCAACCTGTAACTGCTGAAGACTTCGTGTACTCATGGAGAAGACTTGCAGATCCTGCAACTGCTTCACAATACAACTTCATGATCGAAACTGCACAAATCAAAAACTACAAAGCTGTAATTGCTGGAGAACTTCCAACAACTGAGCTTGGTGTTGTAGCTTTAGATGCCAACACATTAGAAGTACAACTTGAGCTTCCGGTTCCGTTCTTCTTAAAACTAGTTACATTCCCTAACTTCTACCCAGTAAACGAAGCATTTGCTACAGAGCAAGGTGAGGCATTCGGTACTTCTATCGAGTCAACACTTTACAATGGCGCATTTGTACTTGAGTCATGGGAACTAGGTTACGGTTACTCATTTGCTAAAAACCCAACTTACTGGAATGCAGATGCTGTAAAAGTTGATGGCGTTACTTTCCGTCAAATCAAAGATGCCGCTGCTGGCGTAAACCTATTTGAAACAGGCGAAGTGGACCGTTGCGGTCTTTCTGGAGAGTTCGTTGAACAGTTCATCGATCACCCACACTTTGTGAACACTAGCGATACAACTATGTTCTACCTGATTTTCAACATCGGTAACGAAGGTAAAGCTGAATAA